One window of the Pseudochaenichthys georgianus chromosome 21, fPseGeo1.2, whole genome shotgun sequence genome contains the following:
- the ankzf1 gene encoding tRNA endonuclease ANKZF1, whose translation MTTSYEHHSIFHLSPEDEAFIGLREVNPILKQAVNTDPVSDKLEDRSPEDDRQRESSLVREVSDKMVCSACKCLFISREEQTEHYKLDWHRFNLRLKISGMPPVTAEEFERKTGAGDMSSISGSESDSDEDDSDSESGGTSSNVTGTDNESSVETSLFNGRHSSKVFFQNSAEQYLSVYRCILKGKSNDELDAAIFLKAISKNTVWVILMTGGGHFAGAVFQGKEVLEHKTFHRYTVRAKRGTAQGLRDSQNRSHTPKSAGAALRRYNEAALVKEIQDLLVCWAEHLKEASAIFVRAPSYNKSAFFGGRAAPLDKKDRRIHTLPFPTRRATFREAQRVHDVLSTVHIYAKDTDMTAVYSPSKKAWKKSLKRTAQIDKGPEKAEENHDSSDEEEGGEILLEMVEQTIGTLDLREYEICPSRHRRRRRRKKEEPKLPIEELSNIEADEEVPEEVPEDTPVEDTPQETQSKNKRKRKAKSTKQLEENADDSSEYGLRDEVFTACKVGDVDALCRLLQLPGETSESQEQQENNPLDVQSPLTLLNKPLDSSGFTLLHVASAAAQKAVVRLLLDAGADPACRDNKGQPPYIVATDKDTRNVFRKYMGENPDKYDYSKAQVPGPLTAEIESKKAEKKKAQNAIKKQREKGQKEEKRKQELEAEEKKRFASLTDREKRALAAEKRLAEQVAASGVSNVKRCWSCGESLLEKVPFQYLEYSFCTPRCVQEHRKANTVQGKT comes from the exons atgacGACGAGTTACGAGCATCACTCCATCTTTCACTTGAGCCCAGAGGATGAGGCTTTCATTGGGCTGAGAGAAGTGAACCCCATCCTGAAGCAGGCTGTCAACACTGATCCAGTCTCAGACA AGTTGGAAGACAGATCCCCAGAGGATGACAGACAGCGGGAGTCCAGTCTGGTTAGAGAAGTGTCAGATAAGATGGTCTGCTCAGCCTGCAAGTGCCTTTTTATCAGTCGTGAGGAACAG ACTGAGCACTACAAGCTTGACTGGCATCGCTTCAACTTGAGACTAAAGATTTCAGGAATGCCGCCTGTAACAGCTGAGGAGTTTGAGAGGAAGACCGGAGCTG GAGACATGTCAAGTATCTCAGGCTCAGAGTCCGATTCAGATGAAGACGACTCGGATAGTGAGAGTGGGGGAACGAGCAGCAACGTCACTGGCACAGATAATGAGAGCTCAGTTGAAACCAGTTTGTTTAATGGCCGGCACTCCAGCAAGGTGTTTTTCCAGAACTCAGCCGAACAATATCTATCAGTGTACCGCTGCATTCTGAAGGGAAAG TCAAATGATGAGCTAGATGCAGCGATCTTCCTGAAGGCCATAAGTAAGAACACTGTGTGGGTAATTCTCATGACAGGTGGAGGCCACTTTGCTGGTGCTGTATTCCAAGG aAAAGAAGTCCTTGAGCACAAGACTTTCCACCGATACACAGTGAGAGCGAAGCGAGGCACGGCTCAGGGACTCAGAGACTCTCAGAACCGCAGCCACACGCCCAAATCTGCAGGAGCTGCTCTGAGGCGATACAATGAGGCGGCGCTAGTCAAG GAGATACAGGATCTTCTGGTCTGTTGGGCTGAACACCTAAAGGAGGCTTCTGCCATATTTGTAAGAGCACCCAGCTACAATAAAAGCGCCTTTTTCGGAGGCCGTGCTGCTCCGCTGGACAAAAAAGATCGCAGGATCCACACCCTCCCCTTTCCCACACGCAGGGCAACCTTTCGAGAGGCACAGAGGGTACATGATGTGCTTTCAACTGTCCATATTTACG CAAAAGACACAGACATGACTGCAGTCTACAGTCCTTCTAAGAAGGCCTGGAAGAAATCCCTCAAACGAACTGCACAAATAGATAAAGGTCCAGAGAAAG CGGAAGAAAACCATGATAgctctgatgaagaagagggtggAGAGATCCTGCTGGAGATGGTGGAGCAGACCATAGGAACTCTGGACCTTAGAGAGTATGAAATCTGTCCCTCCAGGcacaggaggagaaggaggaggaaaaAGGAGGAACCCAAGCTGCCTATTGAGG AATTAAGTAACATAGAGGCAGATGAGGAAGTTCCAGAGGAAGTCCCAGAGGATACACCAGTCGAAGACACCCCTCAAGAGACGCAATCAAAGaacaagaggaagaggaaagcAAAGAGTACAAAACAACTGGAAG AAAATGCTGATGATTCCTCGGAGTATGGCCTGAGGGACGAAGTGTTTACAGCCTGTAAGGTGGGGGATGTAGACGCTCTATGTAGACTCCTTCAGCTACCTGGAGAAACGTCAGAGAGTCAAGAGCAGCAGGAGAACAACCCTCTTGATGTGCAAAGTCCTCTAACGCTCCTTAATAAGCCCCTCGACTCCTCGGGGTTCACTTTGCTGCATGTGGCCTCAGCAGCTGCCCAGAAGGCGGTGGTCCGGCTGCTCCTGGACGCAGGGGCAGACCCAGCTTGCAG AGACAACAAAGGGCAGCCCCCTTATATTGTCGCCACTGACAAAGACACAAGGAATGTCTTTCGCAAATACATGGGTGAGAATCCTGACAAATATGACTACAGCAAGGCACAG GTCCCTGGGCCGCTTACAGCAGAGATTGAATCCAAAAAGGCAGAAAAGAAAAAGGCACAAAACGCGATAAAAAAACAGCGAGAAAAAGGGCAGAAGGAAGAAAAGAGGAAACAAGAGTTGGAGGCGGAGGAAAAGAAGAGGTTTGCATCTCTGACTGATCGGGAAAAG AGAGCTCTGGCAGCTGAGAAGAGGTTAGCAGAGCAAGTAGCTGCCTCAGGAGTCTCCAATGTCAA GAGGTGCTGGTCGTGTGGAGAGTCTCTGCTTGAGAAGGTCCCATTTCAGTACCTGGAGTATTCGTTCTGCACCCCTCGCTGTGTCCAGGAACACCGTAAAGCCAACACAGTTCAAGGCAAGACCTAA
- the LOC139435941 gene encoding uncharacterized protein — protein sequence MTAFSKPSLMSQNGNSRERQTRELQHAIQENKRKLVDVQQKRLRAEEDIIHCKREMKKRAVLMVEKHEVVDALVTFGHLLQDEKHLSEQLNGQASADRNDLQERSERITNKAKSLAAEILEVKERLAEAKARNMAAQALIQTPTTRSKRNQRKSK from the exons ATGACCGCTTTTTCTAAACCTTCCCTTATGTCGCAAAATGGAAATTCAAGG GAGCGGCAGACCAGAGAGCTACAGCATGCCATCCAAGAAAACAAACGCAAACTGGTGGATGTCCAGCAGAAAAGACTGCGTGCCGAGGAAGACATAATTCACTG CAAGAGAGAAATGAAGAAGAGAGCGGTTTTGATGGTTGAAAAACATGAAGTTGTTGATGCATTGGTGACATTTGGTCATCTGCTGCAAGACGAAAAGCACCTTTCTGAACAACTGAATGGTCAAGCCTCTGCAGACAG GAATGATTTGCAGGAAAGGAGCGAGCGCATCACAAACAAGGCAAAAAGCCTCGCTGCTGAAATCCTGGAGGTGAAAGAGCGTCTGGCAGAGGCAAAAGCTCGTAATATGGCTG CACAAGCTTTGATTCAAACTCCAACCACCAGATCAAAGAGAAACCAAAGGAAATCCAAGTGA